A single region of the Tissierellales bacterium genome encodes:
- a CDS encoding EAL domain-containing protein, with translation MKGQIFDRVEYDESYKTFVWNHPSIILLIDEKTHDIVVANKRASEFYGYSQDELAKMNIADINTYSEDEIYREMRLSRAEGRRYFKFVHKNKKGMKFEVEVKAYPIECLGISYIFCVIEPLIGDSVKNLFDMNYFFDASSEPVCLIEGDRVSDSSVLYFNEAFEELTERTKAELKGCLTKNIFALRNQDKLMDDGQNFYLKLKVKESKRVIVRVRSVLFRSVSRTYRLLNITKEHICDIARLNPSENFIDSVKKYYKLDLGHLCYIQWVTKRKDKLSERDKDFEQKLFVEKMNDFDIVGIKEWQDGGCIIYSTNLLCELLVFLKSFINTDREKENFDYRIAISNGGLFSDYMIDVTKKTLEDFGPDDYHSIHVAQWKDDHIRILDIKKDLNKAVENNEFKLYFQSIVNIISKKVEGIEVLVRWEHPKYGIVLPTEFIYYAEVTGFIKWLDLYVIKNTFEAWIE, from the coding sequence ATGAAAGGGCAAATATTTGATAGAGTTGAGTATGATGAAAGCTATAAAACTTTTGTTTGGAACCATCCGAGTATAATATTACTTATTGACGAAAAGACACATGATATAGTCGTAGCAAATAAGAGAGCATCAGAGTTTTACGGTTATAGTCAAGATGAATTAGCCAAGATGAATATTGCAGATATAAATACATATAGTGAAGATGAAATTTATAGGGAAATGAGGTTATCAAGGGCAGAAGGACGGAGATATTTTAAATTCGTGCATAAAAATAAAAAAGGTATGAAGTTTGAAGTTGAAGTGAAAGCATACCCAATAGAATGTCTTGGAATATCGTATATTTTTTGTGTTATAGAACCGTTAATCGGAGATAGTGTAAAAAATTTATTTGATATGAATTACTTTTTTGACGCATCAAGTGAGCCTGTTTGTTTGATTGAAGGTGATAGAGTATCAGATAGTTCGGTGCTTTACTTTAATGAGGCTTTTGAGGAGTTGACCGAGAGAACTAAAGCCGAACTAAAAGGTTGCTTGACTAAAAATATTTTTGCGCTAAGAAATCAAGATAAATTAATGGATGATGGACAAAATTTCTATTTAAAACTTAAAGTAAAAGAGTCTAAAAGAGTAATCGTTAGAGTGCGTAGTGTGCTGTTTAGAAGTGTGAGTAGGACATATAGACTACTCAATATAACGAAAGAGCATATATGTGATATTGCTAGATTAAATCCTTCTGAAAATTTCATAGATAGTGTAAAAAAATACTATAAACTAGATTTGGGTCATTTGTGCTATATCCAATGGGTTACAAAGAGAAAAGATAAATTATCAGAAAGAGATAAAGACTTTGAACAAAAATTGTTTGTAGAAAAAATGAATGATTTTGACATAGTTGGAATTAAAGAATGGCAAGATGGTGGATGTATAATTTATTCTACGAACTTACTATGTGAATTATTGGTGTTTTTAAAGAGCTTTATAAATACAGATAGAGAAAAGGAAAACTTTGATTATAGAATAGCAATATCTAATGGAGGTTTATTTTCTGACTACATGATTGATGTTACAAAGAAAACACTAGAAGATTTTGGTCCAGATGATTATCATAGTATACATGTAGCTCAGTGGAAAGATGATCATATTAGAATATTGGATATAAAAAAAGATTTGAATAAAGCTGTAGAAAATAATGAATTTAAGTTATATTTTCAAAGCATAGTAAATATAATATCTAAAAAAGTAGAGGGTATAGAAGTACTAGTACGGTGGGAGCATCCTAAATACGGTATAGTTTTGCCAACTGAATTTATATATTATGCTGAAGTTACAGGTTTTATAAAATGGTTAGATTTATATGTAATAAAAAATACTTTTGAAGCTTGGATTGAGCA